From the Paramormyrops kingsleyae isolate MSU_618 chromosome 7, PKINGS_0.4, whole genome shotgun sequence genome, one window contains:
- the cdc26 gene encoding anaphase-promoting complex subunit CDC26: MLRRKPTRLELKLDDIDEFESVRKELESRKKQRDEVDVVGVASSGEMGGATSGGSSDVKTREQMINERIGYKPHPKPNTLPSLFGNLQF, from the exons ATGCTGCGCCGGAAGCCCACGCGTCTGGAGCTGAAGCTGGATGACATCGATGAGTTTGAAAGCGTGAGGAAAGAGCTGGAG AGCCGGAAAAAACAGCGTGATGAGGTAGATGTAGTGGGCGTGGCTTCGTCGGGTGAAATGGGAGGGGCAACGAGCGGTGGAAGTAGCGACGTGAAGACCCGGGAGCAGATGATCAATGAGCGCATCGGTTACAAACCCCACCCCAAGCCAAACACCTTGCCATCTCTGTTTGGCAACTTGCAGTTTTAA